The following are encoded in a window of Pedobacter cryoconitis genomic DNA:
- a CDS encoding DUF962 domain-containing protein, with protein sequence MKKQKSPVEKLERKKEVDILFDTYSESHQNPSNELIHWVCVPLIVFSLLGMIWAIPFPHLAFLGKYNGFVNWASFVIAFSGYYYYRLSPVLSYMMILLIFAAAAVIVQLEKWELAGGPALWLVCAVIFVLSWVGQFIGHKIEGKKPSFLQDVKFLLIGPIWLLHFICLKVGLKY encoded by the coding sequence ATGAAGAAGCAGAAATCCCCGGTGGAAAAATTGGAGCGTAAAAAGGAAGTGGATATTCTATTTGATACCTACTCAGAAAGTCATCAGAATCCCAGTAATGAACTGATTCACTGGGTTTGTGTGCCGTTGATTGTATTTAGCTTATTAGGAATGATCTGGGCTATCCCTTTTCCGCACCTGGCTTTCCTTGGAAAGTATAATGGATTTGTGAACTGGGCTTCTTTTGTCATTGCTTTTTCTGGATATTATTATTACCGCCTTTCGCCGGTACTTTCTTATATGATGATCTTATTAATCTTTGCTGCTGCTGCTGTAATTGTACAGCTGGAGAAGTGGGAATTGGCTGGTGGACCTGCACTCTGGCTGGTTTGTGCAGTAATTTTCGTGCTTTCATGGGTTGGACAGTTCATCGGTCATAAAATCGAGGGTAAAAAACCTTCATTTTTACAGGATGTTAAATTTTTGTTAATCGGCCCGATCTGGTTATTACACTTTATTTGTCTGAAGGTTGGCTTGAAATATTAG
- the rny gene encoding ribonuclease Y, giving the protein MEIIGIIGYVLASLVVGILVGRYLLRNLLKKQEIAAQSKVKKILKEAESNAEILKKDRLLEAKEKFLQLKTEHEQEVNAKNNQVNQRENAIKQKEQSVNQRLENMNRKEQELDNSKKNLDKQTDIAIKKQEEVDLLKNQHVKQLETIAGLSAEEAKNQLVENMKQEARTQAMIQVKDIVDEARLTATKEAKKVVIQTIQRTAVEAAIENTVSIFHIESDEIKGRVIGREGRNIRALEAATGIEIIVDDTPEAIILSGFDPVRREIARLALHRLVTDGRIHPARIEEVVAKTKKQIEDEIVEIGERTVIDLGIHGLHPELIRMVGRMRYRSSYGQNLLHHSREVANFCATMAAELGLNAKMAKRAGLLHDIGKVPDDNPELPHAILGMQLAEKYKEHPEICNAIGAHHDEIEMTSMISPIIQACDAISGARPGARREVVESYIKRLKELEELALSYPGVEKTFAIQAGRELRVVVESERVTDQQAELLAADISNRIQTEMTYPGQIKVTVIRETRSVAFAK; this is encoded by the coding sequence ATGGAAATAATAGGAATAATTGGATATGTACTGGCCAGCTTAGTTGTTGGGATACTGGTTGGCAGATATTTGCTGCGCAACCTGTTGAAAAAACAGGAGATTGCTGCACAATCAAAAGTGAAAAAGATCTTAAAAGAAGCAGAAAGTAATGCAGAGATCTTAAAGAAAGACAGATTACTGGAAGCTAAAGAGAAGTTTTTACAATTGAAGACTGAGCATGAGCAGGAAGTAAATGCAAAAAATAACCAGGTAAATCAAAGAGAGAATGCTATTAAACAGAAAGAACAATCTGTAAATCAGCGTTTGGAAAACATGAACCGCAAGGAACAGGAGCTGGATAACAGCAAGAAAAACCTGGATAAACAAACTGATATTGCGATTAAAAAACAAGAAGAAGTTGATCTGCTGAAAAATCAGCATGTGAAACAACTGGAAACTATCGCAGGATTAAGTGCTGAAGAAGCAAAAAATCAGCTGGTAGAGAACATGAAGCAGGAAGCCAGAACCCAGGCGATGATCCAGGTTAAGGATATTGTGGATGAGGCCAGGTTAACTGCAACTAAAGAAGCTAAAAAAGTTGTGATCCAGACTATACAGCGTACAGCTGTGGAAGCGGCGATCGAAAATACAGTTTCTATTTTTCATATTGAAAGTGATGAGATTAAAGGTCGTGTAATTGGGCGTGAGGGTAGAAATATCCGTGCACTGGAGGCTGCGACTGGTATTGAGATCATTGTAGATGATACACCTGAGGCAATTATTTTATCAGGTTTTGACCCGGTAAGAAGAGAGATTGCCCGTTTAGCTTTACACCGCCTGGTAACTGACGGACGTATTCACCCTGCACGTATTGAAGAGGTGGTAGCGAAAACGAAGAAACAAATTGAGGATGAGATTGTAGAAATCGGTGAACGTACGGTTATTGATTTAGGTATTCATGGTCTGCACCCTGAGTTAATCAGAATGGTAGGACGTATGCGTTACCGTTCTTCTTATGGACAGAATCTATTACATCACTCTCGTGAGGTGGCTAACTTCTGTGCAACAATGGCAGCAGAATTAGGCTTAAATGCTAAAATGGCCAAACGTGCAGGATTATTACACGATATAGGTAAAGTACCTGATGATAATCCTGAATTGCCACACGCTATTTTAGGAATGCAGCTTGCAGAAAAATATAAGGAACATCCTGAAATTTGTAATGCAATCGGAGCTCACCACGATGAAATCGAAATGACTTCTATGATCTCACCGATCATACAGGCTTGTGATGCAATTTCCGGTGCGCGCCCTGGTGCAAGACGTGAGGTTGTTGAAAGTTATATCAAACGTTTAAAAGAATTAGAAGAGCTGGCTCTTTCTTATCCTGGTGTAGAGAAAACTTTCGCTATTCAGGCAGGTAGAGAGTTAAGAGTGGTGGTTGAAAGTGAAAGAGTAACTGATCAGCAGGCAGAATTACTGGCAGCAGATATTTCTAACCGTATTCAGACGGAGATGACTTATCCGGGTCAGATCAAGGTTACTGTAATCAGAGAAACCCGTTCAGTTGCCTTTGCTAAATAA
- a CDS encoding cell division protein ZapA: MGEISIKITISDRIYPLKVNMEEEEIVRRAAKIINERIKDYQENYAVRDKQDLLSMAVLHYATAVLRVENKVQDQDTAVAEKVEELDSLLNDFFTR, from the coding sequence ATGGGAGAAATCTCGATAAAAATAACTATCTCGGACCGCATTTACCCTTTAAAGGTGAATATGGAGGAGGAAGAAATTGTAAGGCGGGCAGCCAAAATTATTAATGAGCGTATAAAGGACTATCAGGAAAATTATGCGGTCAGAGATAAACAGGATTTGCTATCTATGGCAGTATTGCATTATGCAACGGCTGTACTAAGGGTGGAAAATAAAGTGCAGGATCAAGATACTGCGGTAGCTGAAAAAGTTGAAGAATTAGATAGTTTACTGAACGATTTTTTTACCAGATAG
- the pheT gene encoding phenylalanine--tRNA ligase subunit beta, with the protein MKISYNWLKQFIQTDLNPQELSLILTNIGLEVESLEKVQPVVGGLEGLVIGHVLTCVPHSNADKLRVTTVNVGGAEAIQVVCGAPNVAEGQKVVVATVGTTVYPNEGEPFKINKSKIRGEVSEGMICAEDEIGLGGSHAGIMVLAEDALIGQPAKDYFKMEDDYLFEIGLTPNRADAASHLGIARDLAAYLRIDLKMPAIDSFKTTNENLTIAVEVADTIACPRYSSVSISGVTVKTSPDWLQDKLKVIGIRPINNIVDITNYVLHGLGQPLHAFDADQLAGKKIIVQKVAEGTPFVTLDGAERKLSAEDLMICDAEKPVTIAGVYGGKNSGVSAETKNIFLESAYFNSVSVRKTAKRHTLKTDASFRYERGTDPEMTVTALKYAALLIQELAGGEISSVVSDVYPTPVAPFDVEVSYKNITRLIGAAIPDEEIKAIITSLGISVAEETAEGLSLKVPSFKVDVTRECDITEEVLRIYGYNNIEIPSKVNASLTFSAKPDREQTQHVVADMLTANGYLEIWCNSLTKGTYSKNTEEVVQILNPLSSDLNVMRQSLLMPALESVAYNQNRKNGDVKFYEFGKTYHLINEKYVERPRLLLVLSGSDATEQWNQKPAPVSFYNLKAAVDAVIGRLGITNYQTEEISDENFAFGLKYFRGPQPIVTFGAVTAADKKQTDVDKDVYYADFDWALLLDIVRKNKVISKEIPKYPAVRRDLSMLVDTEVTFEALKTIAFKTEKKLLKNVQIFDVYVGDKLPENKKSYALNFTLQDDQQTLTDKQIDAVMQKIIANLAQSAKAEIRK; encoded by the coding sequence ATGAAGATATCATATAACTGGCTTAAACAATTCATACAAACTGACCTTAATCCACAGGAGCTTTCATTGATTCTGACCAATATCGGTCTGGAGGTGGAGAGCCTTGAAAAAGTACAACCAGTGGTAGGCGGTCTGGAAGGATTAGTGATTGGCCATGTGCTTACATGCGTTCCACATTCCAATGCAGACAAGCTGAGGGTTACTACGGTAAATGTTGGAGGTGCAGAAGCTATACAGGTTGTATGTGGTGCGCCGAATGTTGCCGAAGGACAAAAAGTTGTAGTGGCTACAGTAGGAACAACTGTTTATCCGAATGAAGGCGAACCTTTTAAAATTAATAAATCAAAAATCAGGGGCGAAGTTTCTGAAGGGATGATTTGTGCAGAAGATGAAATTGGTTTAGGTGGTTCTCATGCTGGTATTATGGTTCTTGCGGAAGACGCACTGATCGGTCAGCCAGCGAAAGATTATTTCAAAATGGAGGATGATTATCTTTTTGAAATCGGATTAACACCAAACAGAGCAGATGCAGCTTCACATTTAGGGATAGCCAGAGATTTAGCGGCTTACCTGAGAATTGATTTGAAAATGCCGGCTATTGATTCTTTTAAAACAACAAATGAAAATTTAACGATTGCGGTTGAAGTTGCAGATACAATTGCCTGCCCGAGATACAGCAGTGTTTCGATCAGTGGGGTAACGGTTAAAACTTCTCCGGACTGGTTACAGGATAAATTAAAAGTAATTGGCATCCGCCCGATTAACAATATAGTAGATATTACCAATTATGTGCTGCATGGTTTAGGCCAGCCGCTTCATGCTTTTGATGCAGATCAGCTGGCAGGAAAAAAGATCATTGTACAGAAGGTTGCTGAAGGAACTCCATTCGTTACGCTGGATGGGGCAGAACGTAAGTTATCTGCTGAAGATCTGATGATCTGTGATGCAGAGAAACCAGTGACGATTGCAGGTGTTTACGGGGGTAAGAATTCTGGTGTGAGTGCAGAAACTAAAAATATATTTTTAGAGAGTGCTTATTTCAATTCGGTATCGGTACGTAAGACGGCGAAAAGACATACTTTGAAAACGGACGCTTCTTTCCGTTATGAGCGTGGTACGGACCCTGAAATGACTGTTACTGCCTTAAAATATGCTGCCTTATTGATTCAGGAACTGGCAGGCGGAGAAATCTCTTCTGTAGTTTCAGATGTATATCCAACGCCGGTTGCCCCTTTTGATGTAGAAGTTAGCTATAAAAATATTACCAGGCTGATTGGTGCAGCTATTCCAGATGAGGAAATCAAAGCGATCATTACCTCATTAGGGATTAGTGTTGCTGAAGAAACAGCTGAAGGTTTATCTTTAAAAGTTCCAAGCTTTAAAGTTGATGTTACGCGTGAGTGTGATATTACTGAAGAGGTATTAAGAATTTACGGGTATAATAATATTGAGATTCCAAGTAAAGTAAATGCTTCACTTACTTTTTCTGCCAAGCCAGACAGAGAGCAGACACAGCATGTGGTTGCAGATATGTTAACGGCTAATGGCTATCTGGAGATCTGGTGTAACTCTTTAACTAAAGGTACCTATTCTAAAAATACGGAAGAGGTGGTTCAGATCCTGAATCCTTTAAGTTCGGATTTAAATGTGATGCGTCAGAGTTTGCTGATGCCGGCACTGGAAAGTGTTGCTTATAACCAGAACAGAAAAAATGGAGATGTTAAGTTTTATGAGTTTGGTAAAACTTATCATTTGATAAATGAAAAATATGTAGAGCGTCCAAGATTGTTATTGGTGCTTTCTGGTTCGGATGCTACAGAACAATGGAATCAAAAACCTGCTCCGGTAAGCTTTTATAACTTAAAGGCCGCAGTTGATGCTGTGATCGGCAGATTGGGAATCACAAATTACCAGACGGAAGAAATCAGTGATGAGAACTTTGCTTTCGGATTGAAGTATTTCAGAGGGCCGCAGCCGATTGTTACTTTTGGTGCGGTAACAGCAGCAGATAAAAAGCAGACGGATGTGGATAAGGATGTGTATTATGCAGACTTTGACTGGGCCTTATTATTGGATATTGTCAGAAAGAATAAAGTAATCAGCAAAGAAATCCCTAAATATCCTGCGGTAAGGAGAGATCTTTCTATGCTGGTGGATACGGAGGTAACCTTCGAAGCTTTGAAAACAATAGCCTTCAAAACAGAGAAGAAATTACTGAAGAATGTGCAGATCTTTGATGTGTATGTGGGTGATAAACTACCGGAAAATAAGAAATCTTATGCACTGAACTTTACTTTGCAGGATGACCAGCAGACTTTGACTGACAAGCAAATTGATGCAGTTATGCAAAAGATTATCGCTAACTTAGCCCAAAGTGCGAAAGCAGAGATAAGAAAGTAA
- the radC gene encoding RadC family protein, translating into MVKYEQKIGIKFLAPADRPREKLMLNGRRHLSDAELIAILISSGNKSETSVEVGQRILLNYGNDLDLLAKASFQELVLFKGIGEAKALSIIAALELGRRRKEKPHEESPQIHSSSDAFDLLRPVLADLDHEEFWMLILNKANFVICKHMISKGGQASTTVDPKIIFEKAIAMKAAYLILAHNHPSGNCKPSKEDIEVTKKLVEAGLLLDTPVLDHLIITNKKFYSMADEEII; encoded by the coding sequence ATGGTAAAATATGAACAGAAAATAGGGATTAAATTTTTAGCCCCCGCAGATCGCCCCCGCGAAAAACTAATGCTGAATGGCCGCAGGCATTTGTCAGATGCCGAGCTGATTGCAATCCTGATCAGTTCGGGAAATAAAAGTGAAACCTCAGTAGAGGTGGGTCAGCGGATCCTGCTCAACTATGGAAACGATCTCGATTTATTAGCAAAGGCATCCTTTCAGGAACTGGTCCTGTTTAAAGGAATAGGAGAAGCCAAAGCATTATCCATTATTGCCGCACTGGAACTTGGCCGCCGGAGAAAAGAAAAACCTCATGAGGAATCCCCTCAGATTCACTCTTCCAGTGACGCATTTGATTTATTACGCCCTGTACTGGCAGATCTGGATCACGAAGAGTTCTGGATGCTGATTTTAAATAAAGCCAATTTTGTGATCTGCAAACATATGATTAGTAAAGGAGGGCAGGCCAGTACAACCGTTGATCCGAAAATCATCTTTGAAAAAGCAATTGCTATGAAGGCAGCTTATCTTATCCTCGCACACAATCATCCTTCGGGTAACTGTAAACCTAGTAAAGAAGATATTGAAGTTACTAAAAAACTGGTTGAAGCAGGTCTGTTATTAGATACCCCGGTACTGGATCACCTTATTATTACCAATAAAAAGTTCTACAGCATGGCAGATGAAGAAATTATTTAA
- the rpsT gene encoding 30S ribosomal protein S20, translating into MANHKSSLKRIRANATKRLRNRYQAKTTRTFVKRLRASVDKKSGQELLPKVISMLDRLAKKNVIHKNKAANNKSKLTKFVNGLK; encoded by the coding sequence ATGGCAAATCATAAATCATCTTTAAAAAGAATCAGAGCAAACGCTACTAAACGTTTACGTAACAGATACCAAGCAAAAACTACTCGTACTTTTGTTAAAAGATTACGTGCATCTGTAGATAAAAAATCAGGTCAGGAGTTATTGCCTAAAGTGATTTCTATGTTAGATCGTTTAGCTAAGAAAAATGTTATTCACAAAAACAAAGCTGCAAACAACAAATCTAAGTTAACTAAATTTGTTAACGGCTTAAAATAG
- the purN gene encoding phosphoribosylglycinamide formyltransferase, protein MKKRIAIFASGSGSNAQKIMELFKHSPEVEIALVLTNNPDAYVLQRADNFEIPSHIFDRKEFYQTESIIDLLKNLDIDLIVLAGFLWLIPQNLIAEYPGRIINIHPAILPKFGGKGMYGDHVHKAVLAAGETEGGITIHYVNENYDEGEYIYQAKYKIDKDDNLEMVKFKGQQLEHQHYPRIVESILKKIKK, encoded by the coding sequence ATGAAAAAACGTATAGCAATCTTTGCCTCCGGTTCGGGTTCTAATGCCCAGAAAATTATGGAACTGTTCAAACACAGTCCAGAAGTAGAAATTGCGCTGGTATTGACCAACAACCCTGATGCATACGTTTTACAACGTGCAGATAATTTTGAAATCCCTTCTCATATTTTTGACAGAAAAGAATTTTATCAGACCGAATCCATCATCGATTTATTAAAAAATCTGGATATAGACCTGATAGTTCTGGCTGGTTTTCTCTGGCTGATTCCTCAAAACCTGATTGCAGAATATCCCGGCCGCATTATCAATATCCACCCGGCTATCCTCCCTAAATTTGGCGGTAAAGGAATGTATGGAGATCATGTACACAAAGCGGTACTCGCAGCGGGCGAAACTGAAGGCGGCATCACGATTCATTACGTAAATGAAAATTATGATGAAGGAGAATATATCTACCAGGCCAAATATAAAATTGATAAAGATGACAATTTGGAAATGGTAAAATTCAAGGGACAACAGCTTGAACACCAACATTATCCCCGTATTGTGGAGAGTATTTTGAAAAAGATAAAAAAATAA
- the purH gene encoding bifunctional phosphoribosylaminoimidazolecarboxamide formyltransferase/IMP cyclohydrolase has translation MSQQIKIKNALISVYYKDGLEPLVRLLAQQGVQLFSTGGTEQFIKDLNLPVTAVEDLTGYPSILGGRVKTLHPKVFGGILNRRNLAEDKVQIAEYEIPEIDLVIVDLYPFEETLKAGGSEEEIIEKIDIGGISLIRAAAKNFNDVVILASKDDYATLQQQLEEQNGETSLAQRKAYAKKAFHTSSHYDTAIFNYFNTEEPLTLFKQSINTAKTLRYGENPHQQGVFYGDLDEMFTKLNGKELSYNNLVDVDAAVSLIDEFIEPTFAILKHTNACGIASRETIGQAWDDALACDPVSAFGGVLIANREIDLATATEINKLFFEVLIAPSYAPEAVELFKAKKNRVILQRNPVELGKKQFKTLLNGVIEQDKDLIIEGTDQMVTVTEKSPSAAELKDLFFANKIVKHTKSNTIVFVKDNTLLASGVGQTSRVDALKQAIVKADAFNFSLIGSVMASDAFFPFPDCVEIAAGAGITAVLQPGGSIKDADSINMANEKGIAMVTTGIRHFKH, from the coding sequence ATGAGTCAACAAATAAAGATCAAAAACGCTTTAATCTCAGTATATTACAAAGACGGTCTAGAACCACTTGTTCGCTTGCTTGCACAGCAAGGTGTTCAATTGTTTTCTACAGGTGGAACAGAACAGTTCATTAAAGACTTGAATTTACCTGTTACAGCTGTTGAAGATCTGACCGGTTATCCCTCTATTTTAGGCGGAAGGGTTAAAACTTTGCATCCAAAAGTTTTCGGTGGTATATTAAACCGCAGAAACCTGGCAGAAGACAAGGTACAGATTGCTGAATATGAAATTCCTGAAATCGACCTGGTCATCGTTGATTTATATCCTTTTGAAGAAACACTGAAAGCAGGTGGTTCTGAAGAAGAAATCATTGAAAAAATTGATATTGGTGGTATTTCTCTGATCAGGGCTGCTGCTAAAAACTTTAATGATGTAGTAATCCTTGCTTCAAAAGATGACTACGCAACCCTTCAACAACAATTAGAAGAGCAAAATGGCGAAACTTCCTTAGCACAGCGTAAAGCTTATGCCAAAAAAGCATTCCACACTTCTTCTCACTACGATACAGCAATCTTCAATTACTTCAATACTGAAGAGCCGCTTACTTTATTCAAACAAAGCATTAATACTGCAAAAACTCTTCGTTACGGAGAAAATCCACATCAGCAAGGTGTTTTTTACGGAGATCTGGATGAAATGTTCACCAAATTGAATGGAAAAGAACTTTCTTACAATAACCTGGTTGACGTTGATGCAGCAGTAAGTTTGATCGATGAATTTATCGAGCCTACTTTCGCGATCTTAAAACACACCAATGCCTGCGGAATTGCTTCGAGAGAAACAATCGGACAAGCATGGGACGATGCCCTGGCCTGTGACCCTGTATCTGCATTCGGCGGCGTACTGATTGCAAACCGTGAAATTGACTTAGCTACAGCGACCGAAATCAACAAATTGTTTTTCGAAGTACTGATTGCTCCTTCTTACGCACCTGAAGCAGTTGAACTGTTCAAAGCGAAGAAAAACAGGGTAATCCTTCAGCGTAACCCTGTTGAATTGGGTAAAAAACAATTCAAGACTTTATTGAATGGTGTAATTGAGCAGGATAAAGATTTAATTATCGAAGGAACTGATCAAATGGTTACCGTAACAGAGAAATCACCGTCGGCTGCGGAGCTAAAAGATCTTTTTTTCGCAAATAAAATTGTAAAACATACTAAATCGAACACAATTGTGTTTGTAAAGGACAATACTTTATTGGCAAGTGGAGTTGGACAGACCTCAAGAGTTGATGCTTTGAAACAGGCAATCGTAAAAGCAGATGCTTTCAACTTCAGTTTAATCGGATCGGTAATGGCTTCAGATGCCTTTTTCCCATTCCCTGACTGCGTTGAAATCGCTGCCGGAGCAGGCATTACCGCTGTTCTTCAACCAGGTGGTTCAATTAAAGATGCTGATTCCATTAACATGGCGAACGAAAAAGGTATCGCAATGGTAACCACTGGCATCAGACATTTTAAGCACTAA
- a CDS encoding rod shape-determining protein yields the protein MGLFNWFTQEVAIDLGTANTLIIHNDKVVVDEPSIVAFDRQTNKIIAIGRQAMQMEGKTHDNIRTVRPLKDGVIADFNAAEAMIKGMIRMLNGGKGWMFPSLRMVICIPSGITEVEKRAVRDSAEIAGAKEVYLIHEPMAAAVGIGIDVEEPMGNMIIDIGGGTTEIAVIALSGIVCDQSIRVAGDNFDSDIVNYIRRQHNIMIGDRTAEKIKIEVGAALPELSDPPADFAVQGRDLMTGVPKQITVSYTEIAHCLDKSISKIEEAILKALEITPPELSADIYQTGIYLTGGGALLRGLDKRVAAKTKLPVHVAEDPLRAVVRGTGIALKNIGGYKFLMQ from the coding sequence ATGGGTTTATTTAACTGGTTCACACAAGAGGTTGCCATCGATTTAGGCACCGCCAACACCCTGATAATACACAATGATAAAGTGGTTGTTGATGAGCCTTCAATAGTTGCTTTTGACAGACAAACAAATAAAATTATCGCAATAGGCCGTCAGGCAATGCAGATGGAGGGTAAAACCCATGATAACATCCGTACGGTCAGGCCACTGAAAGATGGTGTTATCGCCGACTTTAACGCTGCTGAAGCAATGATCAAAGGTATGATCCGTATGCTGAACGGCGGAAAAGGCTGGATGTTTCCATCTTTGAGAATGGTAATCTGTATTCCATCAGGAATTACTGAAGTTGAAAAACGTGCAGTAAGAGATTCGGCAGAAATTGCCGGCGCAAAAGAAGTTTACTTAATCCATGAGCCAATGGCAGCAGCTGTAGGTATCGGAATTGACGTAGAAGAGCCGATGGGTAACATGATCATCGATATCGGTGGTGGTACAACTGAGATCGCTGTAATTGCGCTTTCTGGTATCGTATGTGACCAGTCTATCCGCGTTGCGGGAGATAACTTTGACTCAGATATCGTAAATTATATCCGTCGTCAGCACAATATTATGATTGGTGACCGTACTGCGGAGAAAATCAAAATTGAAGTTGGGGCTGCTTTACCTGAATTATCAGATCCACCGGCAGATTTCGCGGTACAGGGAAGAGATTTAATGACAGGTGTACCAAAACAGATCACTGTTTCATACACTGAAATTGCACACTGCCTGGATAAATCTATCTCTAAAATTGAAGAAGCAATTCTGAAAGCATTAGAGATCACTCCACCAGAACTTTCTGCGGATATTTACCAGACTGGTATTTACCTGACAGGTGGCGGAGCTTTATTACGCGGACTGGACAAACGTGTCGCAGCCAAAACTAAACTTCCGGTACACGTAGCAGAAGATCCATTACGTGCGGTTGTTCGTGGTACTGGTATCGCACTGAAAAATATCGGTGGCTATAAGTTTTTAATGCAATAA
- the mreC gene encoding rod shape-determining protein MreC yields MRNLWIFINRYNAFFLFVIFFTIGIILTVQNNAYQRSVTLNSTNEVVGHAYERLNVFKKYMNLGTVNDSLAFENARLHTALLALKNIDSAKNTLVKDTATHVQYTYLAARVIKNSVTLRNNVITINKGSLDGIESGMAVISAGRGVVGIIRDVSPHLATIESLLNKDAKISVSIKSTKALGSLVWGDRNSDYRTAFIKDVPNHFKVKLKDTVITSGFGSFPPGIQVGTISNRGISTGDNFLTIQINLFNDFSTLQYVYVIKDKLAEEEKALESKLPNEQ; encoded by the coding sequence ATGCGTAACCTTTGGATTTTCATAAATAGATACAACGCATTTTTCCTGTTTGTCATCTTTTTCACCATTGGCATTATCCTTACTGTTCAAAATAACGCTTACCAAAGGAGTGTAACGCTTAATTCTACCAATGAGGTTGTCGGACATGCCTATGAGCGGCTCAATGTATTCAAAAAATACATGAACCTGGGCACTGTAAATGATAGCCTTGCCTTTGAAAATGCAAGACTTCATACTGCACTCCTCGCCCTTAAAAATATTGACAGTGCCAAAAACACACTGGTTAAAGATACCGCTACTCATGTGCAGTATACTTACCTGGCGGCCAGGGTCATCAAAAACTCTGTCACGCTGAGGAATAATGTCATTACGATTAACAAAGGAAGCTTAGACGGGATAGAAAGCGGGATGGCTGTCATCTCTGCCGGCAGAGGTGTCGTTGGGATTATCCGTGATGTATCACCGCACCTGGCTACGATAGAATCTTTGCTGAATAAAGACGCGAAAATCAGTGTCAGCATCAAATCAACAAAAGCATTAGGCTCACTGGTATGGGGTGACCGGAATTCTGATTACAGAACAGCATTTATCAAAGACGTTCCCAACCATTTTAAAGTAAAACTAAAGGATACCGTGATCACTTCTGGTTTTGGCTCCTTCCCTCCTGGCATACAGGTAGGAACGATCAGTAACAGAGGGATCTCCACCGGAGATAATTTCCTGACTATCCAGATTAACCTTTTCAATGATTTCAGCACTTTACAATATGTGTATGTAATCAAAGATAAATTGGCAGAGGAAGAAAAAGCATTAGAATCAAAATTGCCGAATGAACAGTAG
- a CDS encoding rod shape-determining protein MreD, whose amino-acid sequence MNSRIILINILRWFILLSIQILLLRNLSFYDLATPFTYILFLLLLPFGIPNPILYLIAFGTGLTLDAFYDTLGVHTAACVTLVFVRILFISVTVSRDNFDEPEPTLGNMGFKWFGLYALLCTFSHHLVLFLLEAFKLTELSYTLLRCLLSGIFTLFTVILIEFIFYNRKMR is encoded by the coding sequence ATGAACAGTAGAATCATATTAATCAATATCTTAAGGTGGTTCATTCTGCTTTCCATACAGATTCTTTTGTTAAGGAACCTGAGTTTTTACGATCTGGCGACCCCTTTTACCTATATCTTATTTTTATTGTTGTTACCTTTTGGTATCCCTAACCCTATTCTGTATCTCATCGCTTTTGGTACAGGTTTAACACTGGATGCTTTTTATGATACCTTAGGGGTACATACTGCTGCCTGTGTAACGCTGGTTTTTGTACGGATTTTGTTTATTTCCGTAACGGTAAGCCGTGACAATTTTGATGAACCCGAACCCACTTTAGGTAATATGGGATTCAAATGGTTCGGCTTATATGCCTTACTTTGTACCTTCTCACATCACCTTGTGCTTTTCTTATTAGAAGCTTTTAAATTAACAGAACTCTCGTATACTTTGTTAAGATGCCTGCTTAGCGGTATCTTTACTTTATTCACTGTTATATTGATAGAATTTATCTTCTATAATAGAAAAATGCGCTAA